In Halorhabdus tiamatea SARL4B, a genomic segment contains:
- a CDS encoding helix-turn-helix domain-containing protein: MSVIVELTIPSEAFELGQILRVEGATQVTLETMVPLGSTPTPFVRITDGARRSFERSVREHDSVSAIRPVDTHDEETLYALEWEPPDDSLFREFTDRGAALLGATGSADRWQIELRFPTHDALSAFQEYYIDADVPVSVEKIYNPTKPDAGPWYGLTAVQRETLTHAVESGYYSLPRTISTKELAAEFDISDQAATERLRRGISTLVENTLLAAESD, from the coding sequence ATGAGTGTCATCGTCGAGCTAACGATCCCTTCGGAGGCATTCGAGTTGGGGCAGATCCTCCGGGTCGAAGGGGCCACACAGGTCACACTCGAAACGATGGTGCCGCTGGGGAGCACGCCGACCCCGTTCGTTCGCATCACTGACGGCGCGCGGCGCTCCTTCGAGCGGTCGGTCCGCGAGCACGATTCGGTCAGTGCCATCCGGCCGGTCGACACCCACGACGAGGAGACGCTGTACGCTCTGGAGTGGGAACCGCCCGACGACTCGCTGTTCAGGGAGTTCACAGATCGGGGGGCGGCATTGCTCGGCGCGACCGGGAGCGCCGATCGGTGGCAGATCGAACTCCGCTTTCCCACCCACGACGCACTCTCGGCGTTCCAGGAGTACTACATCGACGCAGACGTCCCGGTGTCCGTCGAGAAGATATACAATCCAACGAAACCCGACGCCGGGCCGTGGTACGGCCTCACGGCAGTCCAACGGGAGACGCTCACCCACGCCGTCGAGTCCGGCTACTACTCGTTGCCGCGAACGATCTCGACGAAGGAACTCGCCGCGGAGTTCGACATCTCGGATCAGGCGGCCACCGAACGGCTCCGTCGGGGCATCTCGACGCTCGTCGAGAACACGCTGTTGGCCGCCGAAAGCGACTGA
- a CDS encoding Eco57I restriction-modification methylase domain-containing protein, whose amino-acid sequence MADAAALHETLQAITERTDGEMSERDVENLFLEQGFYDALDYRGTGTDLRSEFTLPDDRRPDYLTLDNNEAVTAVYEFKTTGRELAPHEDQLFHYMEYLRSEYGVLTNGEELRLYQLGDDRPMLTVSLAGVTESQARDLVSALQKREFDLRDPEDVSEFLETLDPIPLDAEAELGQEHFFDTFRLEEGSPFANLVTGLMDLLHELRDEQEAKFVKGAYDFWEATYADEPDEVPNSWEPFIDGKQSLRDFMFCLESGHALLARLLLAKATEDHDFFAGTGYEGMDDYFRGLQGFSQTINLDAFPVAADNLIDDMQEQLVEGLFQDDIFVWWTDGYAEQLARGHETGANQFQKVAEGTGSIERISEATRDRFSRAVAEVFFNVLRFDFEEVEGDLLGDLYQRYFDPETRKALGEFYTPQPVIEYIMDGVGYERGVSNERLIDPACGSGTFLVEAVERYIEDIERYEDDPDWEEHLRDLCTRPRIVGLDIHPFAVLMAQIRFVVAILPAYREAKQKAERENRDFTLRRLPIYRTDTLRNERELTGADLGEDGARQMTFDAMTEDEQDVRIPVPLPVEVDEDEAVETEDGFLVRRVRMPLFDTIQLETGVNNFGEYFAALQGVLDTVKDHMALAEEFGGDFDWEYKSGLEERINQHTSREYSGVEEFFAPYVDDMLENVEYLKKEHNDGRLFKMFEDTVLALVVKNYMTYDYVVGNPPYVRVQNLPDSQKEMMESLYDATTGNYDIYCPFYERGLDWLREDSGKLGFITPNQFMVTDYGEGLREVLLDEARIEEVYDFRDSGVFEDATNYPAIVILDDEPDQASREDNEIRCVRVKADTDEDRDRELDTAIIESVREHRGEPGYSDEFIDVFDFPQGKLAADDYWAMMPPEELQVFEKLEDEQDAVIGDVTDAVFQGIRTSANKVYIVDVLDADRVESDDSGETVTVVPTGESQEYEIETDLLRPFLEGDEVKRWRGDWGGLHVVHPYYAEETEDGELEAGLYSQDYLEENLPLTWDFFLAHKEELEGREGGRKEGKDDWYGYIYPKNLGKFENPKIVQAHIATDATFMIDEPGTWYFTTAYGVLLTPQYRNLTEEMACQLNSKALDFYFKHITTVKMGGFYEYRSQYVEKLPCKTEDSAGVFGTMREKAGGIVDTIDLDSKTDRFPEAYLGDYDGELDNVTYEWQTRRYPVSADVQGDVDGNFTVQAGRSDTINDPAMYSDDREARKQRAEYVHAAVDGRNVKSGEETTIPIPRSDEGVVELLDRLDADREEVRETDIEALEAEIDEAVYDLFDLTEEEREVVEEYLEVF is encoded by the coding sequence ATGGCAGACGCCGCGGCTCTTCACGAAACTCTGCAGGCGATCACAGAACGAACCGATGGCGAGATGAGCGAGCGTGACGTGGAAAACCTCTTTCTCGAACAGGGATTCTACGACGCGCTCGATTACAGGGGCACGGGAACGGACCTCCGAAGCGAGTTTACCCTGCCCGACGATCGCCGTCCGGACTACCTGACGCTTGATAATAACGAAGCGGTGACGGCCGTCTACGAATTCAAAACTACCGGGCGAGAGTTGGCACCACACGAAGACCAACTCTTTCATTACATGGAGTATCTGCGGTCGGAGTACGGCGTATTGACCAACGGAGAGGAACTGCGTCTCTATCAGTTGGGAGACGATCGGCCCATGCTCACCGTCTCATTAGCGGGTGTGACCGAGAGCCAGGCCCGGGATCTCGTGAGCGCGCTTCAGAAGCGCGAGTTCGACCTGCGCGATCCCGAGGACGTGAGCGAATTCCTCGAAACGCTCGATCCCATTCCGCTAGATGCAGAGGCGGAACTCGGCCAGGAACACTTCTTCGATACGTTCCGACTCGAAGAGGGGAGCCCCTTCGCTAACCTCGTCACGGGCCTGATGGACCTCCTGCACGAACTGCGTGACGAGCAGGAGGCGAAGTTCGTCAAGGGAGCCTACGACTTCTGGGAGGCGACATATGCCGACGAACCCGACGAGGTCCCGAACTCCTGGGAGCCGTTCATCGACGGGAAGCAGTCGCTCCGGGATTTCATGTTCTGTCTGGAGAGCGGGCACGCCCTGCTCGCTCGACTGTTGCTGGCGAAGGCCACCGAGGATCACGACTTCTTCGCCGGGACAGGCTACGAGGGGATGGACGACTACTTCCGTGGTCTGCAGGGATTCAGTCAGACGATCAATCTAGACGCATTTCCGGTTGCTGCGGACAACCTCATCGACGACATGCAGGAACAGCTGGTCGAGGGGCTGTTCCAGGATGACATCTTCGTCTGGTGGACCGACGGCTACGCCGAGCAACTGGCTCGGGGCCACGAGACGGGGGCCAACCAGTTCCAAAAAGTGGCGGAAGGTACCGGCAGCATCGAGCGGATCAGCGAGGCGACGCGGGATCGCTTCAGCCGTGCTGTCGCGGAAGTGTTCTTCAACGTCCTCCGGTTCGACTTCGAGGAGGTAGAGGGCGACCTGCTGGGCGACCTCTATCAGCGCTATTTCGACCCGGAGACCCGCAAAGCTCTCGGGGAGTTCTACACGCCACAGCCGGTCATCGAATATATTATGGACGGTGTGGGGTACGAGCGCGGCGTCTCAAACGAACGACTCATAGACCCGGCGTGTGGGTCCGGGACGTTCCTTGTGGAGGCTGTAGAGCGGTATATCGAAGACATAGAGCGATACGAGGACGATCCGGACTGGGAGGAGCACCTGCGGGACCTCTGTACCCGTCCGCGGATCGTCGGGCTGGACATCCACCCGTTCGCGGTGTTAATGGCGCAGATCCGCTTCGTGGTTGCTATCCTCCCGGCCTATCGGGAGGCCAAACAGAAGGCAGAGCGTGAAAACCGCGATTTCACGCTCCGTAGGTTGCCAATCTATCGTACTGACACGCTCCGCAACGAGCGGGAGCTGACGGGCGCAGATTTAGGAGAGGATGGAGCGCGGCAGATGACCTTCGACGCGATGACCGAGGACGAACAGGACGTGCGGATTCCCGTTCCGTTGCCGGTCGAAGTGGACGAAGACGAGGCTGTCGAGACGGAAGACGGCTTTTTGGTCCGCCGGGTGCGGATGCCGCTGTTCGACACGATTCAGTTGGAGACAGGCGTGAACAACTTCGGGGAGTATTTCGCGGCTCTGCAAGGTGTCTTAGACACCGTCAAGGACCACATGGCGCTGGCCGAGGAGTTCGGCGGCGACTTCGACTGGGAATACAAGAGTGGGCTGGAGGAGCGCATCAACCAGCACACGTCGCGAGAGTACTCCGGCGTGGAGGAGTTCTTCGCGCCGTACGTGGACGACATGCTGGAGAACGTGGAATACCTCAAAAAGGAGCACAACGACGGACGGCTGTTCAAGATGTTCGAGGACACCGTGCTCGCCTTGGTCGTGAAGAATTACATGACCTATGACTACGTCGTGGGGAATCCGCCCTACGTCCGCGTACAGAATCTCCCCGACAGTCAGAAGGAGATGATGGAGTCGCTGTACGACGCGACAACGGGCAACTACGACATTTACTGTCCGTTCTACGAGCGGGGCCTCGACTGGCTCCGCGAGGACTCCGGGAAACTCGGATTCATCACGCCGAATCAGTTCATGGTCACAGACTATGGCGAGGGTCTGCGCGAGGTGCTACTAGATGAGGCGCGCATCGAGGAAGTCTACGACTTCCGCGACTCTGGGGTGTTCGAGGACGCCACCAATTACCCGGCTATAGTGATACTTGACGACGAGCCCGATCAAGCCAGCCGTGAGGACAACGAGATTCGCTGCGTGCGGGTGAAGGCCGACACCGATGAGGATCGCGACCGGGAACTCGACACGGCCATCATCGAGTCGGTGCGCGAGCATCGCGGCGAGCCGGGCTACTCGGACGAGTTCATCGACGTGTTCGACTTCCCGCAAGGGAAACTCGCGGCGGACGACTACTGGGCGATGATGCCGCCGGAGGAGTTGCAGGTCTTCGAGAAACTGGAGGACGAACAGGACGCCGTCATCGGAGACGTGACCGATGCCGTCTTCCAAGGTATTCGAACCAGCGCGAACAAGGTTTACATCGTGGACGTACTTGACGCCGACCGGGTTGAGTCAGATGACTCTGGAGAGACGGTCACAGTAGTTCCCACCGGAGAGTCCCAAGAGTACGAGATTGAAACGGACCTACTTCGTCCGTTCCTCGAAGGCGATGAGGTCAAACGGTGGCGAGGTGATTGGGGCGGGCTTCACGTCGTACATCCCTACTATGCTGAGGAAACTGAAGACGGGGAACTCGAAGCCGGCCTCTACTCACAGGACTACCTCGAAGAAAATCTCCCGCTGACGTGGGACTTCTTCCTCGCCCACAAGGAGGAACTCGAGGGTCGTGAAGGAGGTCGAAAGGAAGGCAAAGACGACTGGTACGGGTACATCTATCCGAAGAATCTGGGGAAGTTCGAGAATCCGAAGATTGTGCAGGCACACATCGCAACTGACGCGACCTTCATGATTGACGAGCCGGGGACGTGGTACTTTACAACGGCCTACGGCGTTCTCCTAACTCCCCAATACCGGAACCTCACCGAGGAGATGGCCTGTCAGTTGAACTCGAAGGCGTTGGACTTCTACTTCAAGCACATCACGACGGTCAAGATGGGCGGATTTTACGAATACCGCTCGCAGTACGTCGAGAAACTGCCCTGCAAGACCGAAGACAGTGCCGGCGTCTTCGGGACGATGCGCGAGAAGGCCGGTGGGATTGTGGACACCATCGACCTCGACAGCAAGACCGACCGCTTCCCCGAGGCGTACCTCGGCGACTACGACGGTGAACTCGACAACGTTACCTACGAGTGGCAGACGCGCCGATATCCGGTGAGCGCCGACGTGCAGGGCGACGTGGACGGAAACTTCACCGTGCAGGCCGGGCGGTCGGACACGATCAACGACCCGGCGATGTATTCCGACGACCGCGAGGCGCGCAAGCAACGCGCCGAGTACGTCCACGCCGCCGTGGACGGGCGCAACGTCAAGAGCGGCGAGGAGACGACCATTCCGATTCCCCGCAGCGACGAGGGTGTGGTCGAACTGCTCGACCGGCTCGACGCCGACCGCGAAGAAGTCCGCGAGACCGATATCGAGGCACTGGAAGCCGAGATCGACGAGGCCGTGTATGATCTGTTCGATCTGACCGAGGAGGAGCGCGAAGTCGTCGAGGAATATCTCGAAGTATTCTGA
- a CDS encoding SDR family oxidoreductase, with translation MPVQSDFDVADEVCVITGGAGVLCSAMARALGEQGATVVVIDIDEDGLAEVAANLDDVDAEYMTLEASVLDRAELEAAAETVVDKYGRIDVLINGAGGNSPEATTDESTDFFGLDAAGVENVFNLNFQGTFLAAQAFGEYMAEQGEGHILNVSSMNAFTPLTKIPAYSGAKAAVSNFTEWLAVDMAQNHSPDIRVNAIAPGFLLTEQNRYLLLDDEGNLTDRGQQIIDHTPQDRFGDPEDLLSTVLWLIAPGSAFVTGAVIPIDGGFAAFSGV, from the coding sequence ATGCCTGTCCAGAGCGACTTCGACGTGGCGGACGAGGTGTGCGTGATCACCGGCGGTGCGGGCGTGCTGTGTTCGGCGATGGCACGCGCGCTCGGCGAGCAGGGCGCGACGGTCGTCGTGATCGACATCGACGAGGACGGACTCGCCGAGGTCGCCGCGAATCTCGACGACGTCGACGCCGAGTACATGACCCTGGAAGCGTCGGTGCTCGACCGGGCGGAACTCGAGGCGGCCGCGGAGACTGTCGTCGACAAATACGGCCGGATCGACGTGTTGATCAACGGCGCTGGCGGCAACAGCCCGGAGGCGACCACCGACGAGTCGACGGACTTCTTCGGCCTCGACGCCGCGGGTGTCGAGAACGTGTTCAACCTCAACTTCCAGGGGACGTTCCTGGCTGCCCAGGCCTTCGGCGAGTACATGGCCGAGCAGGGCGAAGGCCACATCCTCAACGTCTCCTCGATGAACGCCTTCACACCGTTGACGAAGATCCCCGCCTATTCGGGGGCGAAGGCCGCCGTCTCGAACTTCACGGAGTGGCTCGCGGTCGACATGGCCCAGAACCACTCACCAGATATTCGGGTGAACGCGATCGCCCCCGGCTTCCTCCTGACCGAGCAGAACCGGTATCTCCTGCTCGACGACGAGGGGAACCTGACCGACCGCGGCCAGCAGATCATCGACCACACCCCCCAGGATCGCTTTGGCGATCCCGAGGACTTGCTCTCGACCGTGCTCTGGCTGATCGCGCCCGGCTCGGCGTTCGTCACCGGGGCCGTCATCCCCATCGACGGCGGCTTTGCGGCGTTCAGTGGGGTTTGA